The following coding sequences lie in one Drosophila sulfurigaster albostrigata strain 15112-1811.04 chromosome 2R, ASM2355843v2, whole genome shotgun sequence genomic window:
- the LOC133838625 gene encoding allatostatin-A has product MNMLNTQVLLLALYCLGYVCCSPAIGAQEPSSQIGNGDDGENDMLMSAVEDGPENGGDIDKRVERYAFGLGRRAYMYTNGGAGMKRLPVYNFGLGKRSRPYSFGLGKRNDYDYDQDNEIDYRALPSSFMGAAGRSGRQYKRTTRPQPFNFGLGRR; this is encoded by the exons ATGAATATGCTAAATACTCAAGTGCTCCTGCTGGCGCTGTATTGCCTAGGATACGTTTGCTGTTCACCGGCCATCGGGGCGCAAGAACCCAGCAGTCAAATTGGAAATGGTGACGATGGCGAAAACGATATGCTGATGAGTGCCGTCGAGGATGGACCAGAGAATGGTGGTGATATCGATAAAAGGGTGGAACGCTATGCCTTTGGGTTGGGACGACGTGCCTATATGTACACCAATGGGGGCGCTGGAATGAAACGTCTGCCAGTGTATAACTTTGGCCTGGGCAAGCGTTCAAGACCATACTCTTTTGGTCTAGGAAAACGCAATGATTATGACTACGATCAGGATAATGAGATTGACTATAGAGCGCTGCCATCCAGCTTTATGGGTGCTGCAG GTAGGAGCGGCCGACAGTACAAGCGAACAACGCGTCCACAACCCTTCAACTTTGGTCTGGGTAGGCGTTAA